A stretch of DNA from Gemmatimonadota bacterium:
CGAAAACGCGGCGGGCGAGATCGTCAAACGCAGCATCAGCGAAAGGCTGGTCGACACCGCGCTGGAAGCGGCGCAGCAGCTCGTCGCGCAGCACCCTGACTTGCGGCTCGGCCATCGCTCCCGCGCCGGCGGATGGGAACGTCCCCCTCAGCGTCCCGCCAGTGCCCCAGCCGGGTCGAAGAACTCCTCGACGGCCAGCGCGAAGCTGGCGCCCGCCACGCCGTACCGACCGGCGACCGGCGAGAGGGGAGCGAGCACTCTCTCGGCCATGCCCCGATAGCTGCGCTCGCCCGTGGCGAGCGCCAGATGGATCAGCATGCGGGCAGCGGTGGCGTTCACGTCGAAGGGACAGTCCCGGTAGCGGAGCGCGCCCACATCATCGCTGCTGCGCGTGTGGTCGAGGAACCCGCCCTCATCGGCCCAGAGGGCTGCTGCCATGCCGCCGGCAAGGCGGCGCGCCTGGTCGATGAACCGGCGGTCGCCGGCCGCCTGCGCCACCTGCATACAGGCGCGGGCCGCCTCGACCAGGTCCACGAGCAGCCCGGGCATGGCCGGCGGGCTGCCCGGCTCCTGGAAGTGGTGGAGCAGGTCGCCCGGCGCAGCCATGCGCGCCAGCAAGACCTCGAGTGCGGAAGCGGCGCGCTCGATCCACGCCTCACGACCCAGGCGCGCGCCCGCATCGGCCAGAGCGCCGATCCAGTGCGCAGCCCAATTCGTGTACGTGCTGGGATCCACGTAAGGCGCAGGCCGCCCGGCGCGCTCCCCGGCCGACAGGCGAAAATACTCCTCGTCCGCCGCCTGGCTGCCACCCCAAAGCCCGTGCGGCTGGCCCAGCGTACGCTCGACCCATTCCCCGGTGCGCTCCGCGACGCCGGCCCAGTCGCTGCGCCGAAGCAACTGCGCGCCCAGTGAATAGGCCCGCAGCATCCCTGCATTGACATCCAGCAACTTCTCGAAGCGCGGTTCGCCCCAGTCCGCTGCCAGCGCATAGCGGAAGAACCCACCCGCTGCATGGTCCCACAGTTGGCCGGCGATCATGCCATCGAGGGTGCGGCTGGCAACCTCGATCCACTCCTGGTTGCCCGCACGTATGCCCCGGACGAGCAGCAGCTCGATGGTGTGCGGCTGCGGAAATTTCGGCTCCGTGCCGAACCCGCCATGGCGCGCGTCGAAGGCGTCCAGGGCCGCAGTCAGCACGTCGTCAGCCGCCTCGCGGCGCACCAGGCCCACCGCCGGCCGCCGCGAGCGTGCCGCCGCCAGCGCCTTGCGCCGCCGCTCGATCTCGAGCTGCAGCTCGTCGCGCTGCCCGCGCCAGGCCGCCAGCACCCCCTCGGCTACCGAGCGGAACGCCTCCGGCGCCACATAGTTCCCCGCCCACAACACCTCGCCGGTCGGCGTCAGGAACGCGTTCGTCGGCCAGCCACCGGCGCTGTAGCGGTCCCGGACGTGCGGATAGCGGTCCGCGTCCACGCGCAGCGCCAGGAACTGCTCATTCAGGAGGCGGATGATGGCGGCATCCGAATAGGTCGTCTCGTCCATGAGCTGGCAGGCGCGGCACCACACGGCGCTCAGATTCAGCAGCACCGGCTTGTCCTGCTGCGCCGCCTCTTCGAGGGCGGCCCGGCCCCAGTTCTGCCAGTGCACCTGGTGAGCGCGGTTCGGCCGCGGCGAGAAGCGGAACGTTTCCGTCATGCGCTCGCTTACCCCACCGCAAACCATTCGCTCCTCGCCTCGTAGCGCCGCGCGGGCAGCCCCAGCACGCGGATCAGCACGCGCTTCAGCCCCTGACTCACGGCGCCCGGCACGGACCGCTCGCCGCGCACGGCCGGACGCAGCTCGCCCTTCAGCCAGTGCTGCAGTTCCTCGAGATCCGAGAGGGACAGCGTCTCGACCTCGAGGCTGGCGGTATAGTAATGCCGGCCGGAGCGCGACGGCCGCAGGTCAAGCGGCTGCGGCGCCTCCAGCGTGGAGCGGGCGTCGTCGTAGCTGGAGAAGTAGTAGCTGGCCGAGGGGCTGGCCCGGGTCCTCACCATGAACCGGCCGTCCAGCGGCTCGTAGAGCACGATTGCCGTCCAGCTCTCGGTGCCCGCGAGCTGATCGAAGAAGCCGTCCCGCCACAGCTCGACCCGGAAGCGCAGCCGGAGCGGCAAACCGGAGGTCACGGCCTGCGCCAGATCGCGGTCCTCGAGCACGGCGCGGCCCACGCGCAGCACCGCGCGATGCCCTGCGCCCGGATCGCTCACCACTTCCAGCGCGGGCGCCTGCAGCGGCGGTAGGAATGCCGGCGTCGTGGCAGCGCCATCGGCACCGGCCAGTGCGAAGGCGAGCAGCAGACTACCCGGCACGTTCAGAACCGCGGACCGAGTCGGACGAAGAAGTTCAGCCCCTGGCCGCTGCCGGCAAGGGGGATCGCCCAGTAGAACCCCAGCCGCCCCAGCCGCAACCCGAGCCCCGCATCGGCGGCGAAGTCGCTCGGCCCGGCACCCCGTCCACTACGCGCCTCCGGTTCCGTCCAGGCACGCCCCGCATCAAAGAAGAGCACCCAGCCGAAGGTGTCGCCCAGGTCCAGCTCGTGGCCCAGGCGCAGCGGGCCTAGCCTGCGGGGCATGGGCAGCGTCGCCTGGTACTCGAGCTGCACCAGCGCCAGGCGGTCGCAGCCGTAGAAGGGGTAGAATTCCTCATCGCCGGCACTGGCCGAACGGCGGCGCGCGCCGCAATCGAAGGAGAGGAGCGCATAGGCAGGCAGCGAGCCTTCTCCGCCCAGCGCGTGCTGCCGTTGCGGCGGCAGCGCTTTGCCGTCCAGCGAGCCGGCCAGCAGCGCTCGCACTCCCAGCTTCGAGCGCGGCCCCATGCGCGCATAGCGCCGCAGGTCGAGCAGCCCGTCCAGAAAATGGTCGTTCGCCGGCCGGTCCTCGAAGATCGGCTCCCCCGTGGCCGGGTCCGGCCCTAGTTCTTGCCGGAGTGAGCCGCCCAAGCCGCGCTCCAGCCTGGCGCGCACGTACCACCCCGCGGATGGGTCCGCCCCCTGGTTCCGCGTGTCGTACGCCAGCCGTGCAGCCAAGCTGCGCAGCCGCCCCTCCGCCACTGCCGGCTGCGGCCGCCACTCCTCGTCATTGTCCACCAGCGCCCAGGGCCCGCGGGCCGCCAGCATCTCGTGACGCTCCTCGGCGTATTCCAGCGAGGCGTCGTAGGAGCGGCCGCGCGGGGCGAGCCGCAGGTAGGCGCTCCAGCCGACGCGCTGGTAATGGTCGCGGTAGTCGCGGTGCAGCAGGAAGGTGGCCAGCGAGTTCTCCCGGTCGCTCAATCCCCAATCTTCGATGGGCAGGGTCTCCGAATGCAGGATCAGCCCCAGCCGCGCGGCGCGGCGGCCGCCCAGGAACTGCTCGCCGCGCAGGGTATAGCCGAGCTCGTCCGAGTCCAGCCGCAGCCCGGCCACCGTGCGGTAGATGAGCAGCGCCTCGAGCCGCGTCGGATTCGAGCCGCCCAGCGTGAGGCGGGGACCGAAGGTCACCGGCAAACCCTCGACGCGGTTGTAGCCGCGGCGAGCGATCACAGTGAAATCCGTGCGGCCGAACGTGAAGTCGCGGCCCGCGGAGATCCCGGGCTCACCCGGCCGCGGGTCCTGGGCGACGATGCTGCCGTCCTGCAGCCGGAAGCGGAGCGGCTCGCCGAAAATGGAGACCGTGCCGCCGACGGCCGCGTTCTCCAGGCCCCTGGCACCGCCGCCCACTACCAGCAGGTCGCCCGTGATTTCGGCGCCGGATTCGAGCTGCACGTTGCCATTGATGACTACCACGCGGCCCCGCACTCGACCGCCCAACACGAACGGCCCGCCCAACACGGCAACGTCGCCCAACACCTCGCTGCCCGGCGCCAGCCGGGAGGCGCCCGCCAGCCGGATGGTGGCCGGGCGGTTGTAGAACTCGACGATCTCGAAGGCGATCTCGGCCGAGAGTTCCGGCTCAGCGGCCGCCTTCTCCTGCGCGGCCGCCGGCAGGGCCGCGCCCATCAGGGCCGCGGCCGCCAGCCGGAGTGTTCGACCCGGCGGGCGGTGGGAGAGTAGTGACCTGGTCATGGTGTGATCCCTAGCCGCTTCATGCGGCGGTACAGGTTGGGCCGGTCCGTCTTCAGCCGGCGGGCCGCCTCGGCCACGCGGCCGCCGGCCGCGTCCATGGCCTCGAGGATGAGCTGCCGCTCGAAGGCGTCCAGCCGCGAGTGCAGTGGCTGGGCGCCATCGCCGGCGGGCACGGCATCGCCCCGGCTGCTGCTGGCGCCGGCCGTGGCCGCGCCTGGCAAGGCGGCCGCCATCGCCTCGGCGCCGACCCTGCCCGCCGGGAACAGGATGGCAAGCCGCTCGCAGAGGTTGGCGAGCTCCCGGACATTTCCCGGCCAGTGGTAGGCCCGGAGCTGCTGCAGCGCGCCCTCTTCGAGCGTTGGCAGCGTGAGCCCGTGCCGCAGTTGCAGTCGCTGGCGGAAATGCGCGACCAGCTCTGCAAGGTCCTCGAGGTGCTCGCGCAGCGGAGGCAGCGCTATGGGGAAGACGTGCAGCCGGTAGAAGAGGTCCTCGCGGAAGCGGCCGGCCTCCATTTCGGCCTTGAGCTCGCGATTGGTCGCGGCAATCACCCGCACGTCCACCGGGATCGCCTCGCTGCCGCCCACCCGCTCGATCGTCCCCAGCTCGACGACGCGCAGCAGCTTGGCTTGCGCCTCGCGTCCGAGGTCGGCGATCTCGTCCAGGAAGAGCGTGCCGCTGTCCGCGATCTCGAAGCGGCCGCGGCGGCGTTCGGTTGCACCGGTGAAGGCGCCGCGCTCGTGGCCGAACATCTCCGACTCGACCAGTTCGTGGGGTACGGCCGCGCTGTTCACGCGCACGAACGGCCCGGCGGCACGGCGCGAGAGGGCGTGCACGGCTGCGGCCGCCAGCTCCTTCCCCGTCCCGCTCTCGCCCGTCAGCAGCACCCGCGCATCCGTCGGCGCGACCTGCGCGATCAGCTCCCGGGTGCGGCGCATGGCCGGGCTCGAGCCGACCAGCTCGCCGCCTGCGCCCAGGTCTGCGGCCAGGGTTCGGCTGAGATCCCGGGCGCGGCGCAGCTCGAGCGCGCTCCTAACCGTGAGCAGCACGGCTTCGGGGGTCAGCGGCTTCTCGAGGAAATGGAACGCGCCCAGCTTGGTCGCCTGCACGGCATCGCCGAGGGTGGCTCGCCCGCTCATCATGATCACGGGCAGCTCGGGGCACTCCTGCCGCAGCTGCCGCAGCACGCGCATCCCGTCCGGGTCGGGCATGGCCAGGTCGAGCAGTACGACGTCCGGTTCCTGCGCCGCCACGGCCGCGAGCGCCGCCGCGCCGTCCCCCGCCTGCTCCGCGCGGTACCCCTCGGACTCGAGAAGCCTGAGCAGCATGCGCCGGATGTTCGGCTCGTCATCCACGACCAGGACGGCGGGCATGGGCCAGCCCTCAGCGCTGGACGATCAGTCGGGCCAGAACGGAGCCGCGTTCGCCGGAGAGCAGCCGGGCGGTCTGGCAACGCACGCGCAACTGCGGGCCGTAGAAGAGGCGCATGCCCGCTCGGCTCGCCGCCGCCCGCTCCTGTTCCCCCGCGCAGGCCGCTACATCCTCGAAGGGCGGCCGCAGCAGCGCGGCTACGCTGTCGCCGGCAGCGGGGTCGGCTAGCTGCACGGCCAGCACCACGGCCGCCTCGTTCATGACGTCCGTCGCCACGTAGGAAAGCAGAGCCCGCATAGCCGCCCGCACGTCCGCGGCCGAATCCACGCGCACCGCGAGCAGGTCCAGGAAACGGCTCTTGTCCACGCGGTAGAGGGCGTCGTGCACCGCCAGCCGCCGCTCGGGCGCAACCGTGAGCCATATGGTAGTATCGCCCACCGGCGTCCCCGCCAGGAAGGCCAGGGAGACGGACCCCGCGGCACCCGGCCCACTCAGCTCGAGTCCCACCTGATCCGCGACCTGCGCGAACCAGGTGCTGTCTGCCGTGGCCGCGAGCAGCACGAGCCGCGCCTCCGCGGCCCGGATCTGCCCGGCCACAGCGCTGGCTGGTGCACCCTTCCCCGCGTCCAGCGCCAGTGTCGCGTACTCGACGGGGCCCGGGCCGCCCAGCCGCACGGCACAGCCCAGCAGCAGGAGCGCCGGCAGGAACCGGGAGAGATGGCGAACGTTCATCGATCCTCGCGCGGAATGTGGAGAAGTAGCAGGAGCGGCCGGTGGTCCGAAGCCGCACTGGCCACTACGCTGGCCTCGCGGCAGCCGGCGCCGCGGTAGAACAGGTAATCGATCCTGCGCTCCGGCACGCTCGCCGGATAGGTGGCCCCCCCGCCCCCACCGCCGCGCCCGCACTCGACCCAGCCGTCCACCAGCGCCAGCTCCAGTGCGGCCACTTCGTCCGTGCCAGGATGCGTGTTCAGGTCGCCGCCGACCACCACGGGGGCTGCCCCGGCTACGCCCCGCCGGACGTGCGCAAGCAATCCCACCAGCTC
This window harbors:
- a CDS encoding thioredoxin domain-containing protein codes for the protein MTETFRFSPRPNRAHQVHWQNWGRAALEEAAQQDKPVLLNLSAVWCRACQLMDETTYSDAAIIRLLNEQFLALRVDADRYPHVRDRYSAGGWPTNAFLTPTGEVLWAGNYVAPEAFRSVAEGVLAAWRGQRDELQLEIERRRKALAAARSRRPAVGLVRREAADDVLTAALDAFDARHGGFGTEPKFPQPHTIELLLVRGIRAGNQEWIEVASRTLDGMIAGQLWDHAAGGFFRYALAADWGEPRFEKLLDVNAGMLRAYSLGAQLLRRSDWAGVAERTGEWVERTLGQPHGLWGGSQAADEEYFRLSAGERAGRPAPYVDPSTYTNWAAHWIGALADAGARLGREAWIERAASALEVLLARMAAPGDLLHHFQEPGSPPAMPGLLVDLVEAARACMQVAQAAGDRRFIDQARRLAGGMAAALWADEGGFLDHTRSSDDVGALRYRDCPFDVNATAARMLIHLALATGERSYRGMAERVLAPLSPVAGRYGVAGASFALAVEEFFDPAGALAGR
- a CDS encoding DUF4390 domain-containing protein, whose translation is MPGSLLLAFALAGADGAATTPAFLPPLQAPALEVVSDPGAGHRAVLRVGRAVLEDRDLAQAVTSGLPLRLRFRVELWRDGFFDQLAGTESWTAIVLYEPLDGRFMVRTRASPSASYYFSSYDDARSTLEAPQPLDLRPSRSGRHYYTASLEVETLSLSDLEELQHWLKGELRPAVRGERSVPGAVSQGLKRVLIRVLGLPARRYEARSEWFAVG
- a CDS encoding BamA/TamA family outer membrane protein, yielding MTRSLLSHRPPGRTLRLAAAALMGAALPAAAQEKAAAEPELSAEIAFEIVEFYNRPATIRLAGASRLAPGSEVLGDVAVLGGPFVLGGRVRGRVVVINGNVQLESGAEITGDLLVVGGGARGLENAAVGGTVSIFGEPLRFRLQDGSIVAQDPRPGEPGISAGRDFTFGRTDFTVIARRGYNRVEGLPVTFGPRLTLGGSNPTRLEALLIYRTVAGLRLDSDELGYTLRGEQFLGGRRAARLGLILHSETLPIEDWGLSDRENSLATFLLHRDYRDHYQRVGWSAYLRLAPRGRSYDASLEYAEERHEMLAARGPWALVDNDEEWRPQPAVAEGRLRSLAARLAYDTRNQGADPSAGWYVRARLERGLGGSLRQELGPDPATGEPIFEDRPANDHFLDGLLDLRRYARMGPRSKLGVRALLAGSLDGKALPPQRQHALGGEGSLPAYALLSFDCGARRRSASAGDEEFYPFYGCDRLALVQLEYQATLPMPRRLGPLRLGHELDLGDTFGWVLFFDAGRAWTEPEARSGRGAGPSDFAADAGLGLRLGRLGFYWAIPLAGSGQGLNFFVRLGPRF
- a CDS encoding sigma-54-dependent Fis family transcriptional regulator, which produces MPAVLVVDDEPNIRRMLLRLLESEGYRAEQAGDGAAALAAVAAQEPDVVLLDLAMPDPDGMRVLRQLRQECPELPVIMMSGRATLGDAVQATKLGAFHFLEKPLTPEAVLLTVRSALELRRARDLSRTLAADLGAGGELVGSSPAMRRTRELIAQVAPTDARVLLTGESGTGKELAAAAVHALSRRAAGPFVRVNSAAVPHELVESEMFGHERGAFTGATERRRGRFEIADSGTLFLDEIADLGREAQAKLLRVVELGTIERVGGSEAIPVDVRVIAATNRELKAEMEAGRFREDLFYRLHVFPIALPPLREHLEDLAELVAHFRQRLQLRHGLTLPTLEEGALQQLRAYHWPGNVRELANLCERLAILFPAGRVGAEAMAAALPGAATAGASSSRGDAVPAGDGAQPLHSRLDAFERQLILEAMDAAGGRVAEAARRLKTDRPNLYRRMKRLGITP